The following are from one region of the Deltaproteobacteria bacterium genome:
- a CDS encoding Uma2 family endonuclease, producing MQENLQIEPVGIALPPTQDELPCDDGEPMETARHRQQMFLLLETLHPWLDQRSDGYAGGNMFLYFSLAQVRHQDFRGPDFFAVLGVPKGERKSWVVWEEGKGPDVIIELGMGKN from the coding sequence ATGCAAGAAAACCTACAGATTGAACCTGTTGGTATTGCGCTACCACCCACTCAGGACGAACTCCCATGCGATGATGGAGAGCCGATGGAAACTGCTCGTCACCGCCAGCAAATGTTCTTGCTCCTCGAAACCCTCCACCCCTGGCTGGATCAACGTTCGGATGGATACGCTGGTGGCAATATGTTCTTGTACTTTAGCCTGGCGCAGGTACGGCATCAGGATTTTCGTGGACCGGATTTCTTCGCTGTTCTTGGTGTTCCCAAAGGAGAACGGAAGAGCTGGGTGGTATGGGAAGAAGGCAAAGGGCCGG